In Balearica regulorum gibbericeps isolate bBalReg1 chromosome 26, bBalReg1.pri, whole genome shotgun sequence, one genomic interval encodes:
- the MEF2B gene encoding myocyte-specific enhancer factor 2B: MGRKKIQISRILDQRNRQVTFTKRKFGLMKKAYELSVLCDCEIALIIFNSTNRLFQYASTDMDKVLLKYTEYSEPHESRTNSDILETLKRKGLGLESHELELDEGPDPGEKARRLSEGMDLSVARPRFYSPAPLPEAAYGSSPPAADGSLGGTSGSPQGQGRPSTFKPAAPKPSGRSPGPLPPGIGYPLFPAGSLNRALATKTPPPLYLGVEGRRGEAHGSLASGRSGGSAARPLYPTLQTLSPVLTPGSTGAPSHSLSGFPFLAPAQAEFGAGEAPPPPGFLQPGPTAWQHPRDMAALGVSSRIVPTEEPAPAPGTSPQHQAISIKSERVSPGLGCPSGTPHPALGSLASLSEASRGPGDLQPRDDYAKGYPYPLGPPRPLAEEQRSPVPTRRAQAMDTWQR; the protein is encoded by the exons ATGGGCcggaaaaaaatacagatcagCCGAATACTGGATCAGCGGAACCGGCAG GTGACCTTCACCAAGCGGAAATTCGGGCTGATGAAGAAGGCGTACGAGCTGAGCGTCTTGTGCGACTGCGAGATCGCCCTCATCATCTTCAACAGCACCAACCGCCTCTTCCAGTACGCCAGCACCGACATGGACAAGGTGCTGCTCAAGTACACGGAGTACAGCGAGCCCCACGAGAGCCGCACCAACTCTGACATCCTCGAG ACGCTGAAGCGcaaggggctggggctggagagcCACGAGCTGGAGCTGGACGAGGGGCCGGATCCTGGGGAGAAGGCACGAAGGCTGAGCGAGGGCATGGACCTGTCGGTGGCACGACCCAGGTTTTAC AGCCCGGCACCGCTTCCCGAAGCAGCCTACGGCAGCTCCCCGCCGGCTGCCGACGGATCCCTGGGAGGCACCAGCGGTTCCCCGCAGGGCCAGGGCCGCCCGTCCACCTTCAAGCCGGCAGCGCCGAAGCCGTCGGGACGCTCGCCGGGACCGCTGCCCCCAG GTATCGGCTACCCCCTCTTCCCTGCCGGCAGCTTGAACCGAGCCCTGGCCACCAAGACGCCCCCCCCGCTGTACCTGGGGGTGGAGGGCCGGCGTGGCGAAGCCCACGGCAGTTTGGCAAGTGGCCGGAGTGGTGGCAGCGCGGCG CGGCCGCTGTACCCCACTCTGCAGACCCTGAGCCCCGTGCTCACCCCGGGCAGCACCGGCGCCCCGAGCCACAGCCTCAGCGGCTTCCCCTTCCTCGCCCCAGCCCAAGCAG agttTGGGGCTGGCGAGGCCCCGCCACCCCCCGGCTTCCTCCAGCCCGGCCCCACGGCGTGGCAGCACCCACGGGACATGGCAGCACTGGG GGTCAGCAGCCGGATCGTCCCCACCGAAGAGCCAGCCCCGGCCCCTGGCACCTCCCCACAGCACCAAGCCATCAGCATCAAGTCGGAGCGggtctccccagggctgggctgcccctcgggcaccccccaccccgccctgggcagcctggcctCCCTGAGCGAAGCCTCCCGAGGCCCCGGAGACCTCCAGCCACGGGATGACTACGCCAAGGGGTACCCCTaccccctgggacccccccggcCGCTCGCGGAGGAGCAGCGGAGCCCCGTCCCCACGCGGCGGGCACAGGCCATGGACACTTGGCAGAGATAG